From the Natrarchaeobaculum aegyptiacum genome, one window contains:
- a CDS encoding NADH-quinone oxidoreductase subunit D — MSEGSQRERPDVDPEYDHLRGEGEGVDPDALTDLLSDYALRRDDHENAPAFVIRPDDVVEVLTLLREEAEFDHLSCITPQEYEDRYESILHVTSFDDRTREVSLVVELPKDDPVSESAAPVFRTADWHEREAYDLVGIEYEGHPDLRRILLPESWQGHPLSLEYDQTQSQIVRYGEHANPLEADRRTDEGDTMLLNVGPHHPATHGVLHLKAVLDGETVADVEPDVGYLHRCEEQMCQQGTYRHQIIPYSNRWDYTANLPNEWAVARAIEDIADIEVPTYAQVLRTMATELGRMLGHFLALGTFALDIYGEFTAIFQYAFRDREVVQDILEDLTGQRMMFYYFRLGGVCWDLPEPRAEFIEKARAFLAELPAKLTEYHDLIVTNEIFRLRTVDTGILEPEVAKSYGCTGPVARGSGIDYDLRRDDPYGYYEHLDWDVVTRDTCDNHARVLVRMEEVEESAKIVQQCLDLLEDWPEDERTVQSNVPRTLKPDADVETYRAVESAKGELGIYIRSDGTNSPARFKIRSPCYHNLSALPEMAEGEFVPDLIASLGSLDIVLGSVDR, encoded by the coding sequence ATGAGCGAGGGTTCCCAGCGCGAACGGCCGGACGTCGATCCCGAGTACGACCACCTGCGGGGCGAAGGCGAGGGTGTAGATCCCGACGCGCTCACGGACCTGCTCTCTGACTACGCACTCCGGCGGGACGACCACGAGAACGCGCCGGCGTTCGTGATCCGGCCGGACGACGTCGTCGAGGTCCTGACGCTCCTCCGGGAGGAGGCGGAGTTCGACCACCTGTCCTGTATCACCCCACAGGAGTACGAGGACCGCTACGAGTCGATCCTCCACGTCACGTCGTTCGACGATCGGACCCGCGAGGTCTCGCTCGTCGTCGAGCTCCCGAAAGACGACCCGGTCAGCGAGAGCGCAGCGCCGGTCTTCCGGACGGCCGACTGGCACGAGCGGGAGGCCTACGACCTCGTCGGTATCGAGTACGAGGGTCACCCCGACCTGCGGCGCATCCTGTTGCCCGAGTCCTGGCAGGGCCACCCCCTCTCGCTCGAGTACGACCAGACCCAGTCCCAGATCGTCCGCTACGGCGAACACGCCAACCCGCTCGAGGCGGACCGTCGGACCGACGAAGGAGACACGATGCTGCTCAACGTGGGACCGCACCACCCGGCGACCCACGGTGTGCTCCACCTGAAGGCGGTGCTCGACGGGGAGACGGTCGCCGACGTGGAACCGGACGTGGGCTACCTCCATCGCTGTGAGGAACAGATGTGCCAGCAGGGGACCTACCGCCACCAGATCATCCCGTACTCGAACCGGTGGGATTACACGGCGAACCTGCCCAACGAGTGGGCGGTCGCCCGCGCGATCGAGGACATCGCCGACATCGAGGTACCCACGTATGCCCAGGTGTTGCGGACGATGGCGACCGAACTCGGGCGGATGCTCGGGCACTTCCTCGCACTCGGCACGTTCGCGCTGGACATCTACGGCGAGTTCACCGCGATCTTCCAGTACGCCTTCCGGGACCGGGAGGTCGTCCAGGACATCTTAGAGGACCTTACCGGCCAGCGGATGATGTTCTACTACTTCCGGCTCGGGGGGGTCTGCTGGGACCTGCCCGAACCCCGCGCGGAGTTCATCGAGAAGGCCCGCGCGTTCTTGGCGGAGTTGCCCGCGAAGCTCACGGAGTACCACGACCTGATCGTCACCAACGAGATCTTCCGCCTGCGGACGGTCGACACCGGCATCTTAGAACCCGAGGTCGCGAAGAGCTACGGCTGTACGGGCCCCGTTGCCCGCGGGTCGGGGATCGACTACGACCTCCGGCGGGACGATCCATACGGCTACTACGAGCACTTGGACTGGGACGTCGTCACGCGAGACACCTGTGACAACCACGCCCGCGTCCTCGTCCGGATGGAAGAGGTCGAGGAGTCGGCGAAGATCGTCCAGCAGTGTCTCGACCTGCTCGAGGACTGGCCCGAGGACGAGCGCACGGTCCAGAGCAACGTCCCGCGGACGCTGAAGCCGGACGCGGACGTCGAGACCTATCGCGCCGTCGAGTCGGCGAAGGGCGAACTGGGGATCTACATCCGCTCGGACGGGACGAACTCGCCCGCCCGGTTCAAGATCCGCAGTCCCTGTTACCACAACCTCTCGGCGCTCCCCGAGATGGCCGAAGGCGAGTTCGTGCCCGACCTGATCGCCTCGCTGGGCAGCCTCGACATCGTGCTGGGGAGCGTCGATCGCTGA
- a CDS encoding serine hydrolase domain-containing protein gives MGSDRTSLERRTVLTALGAGGLAVLSGDAATASETMRSIVGQIDEDDPPVIARGTERVERLFEYQLEQGLHHGAQLAVYRDDELIVDLAGGITDVEDGDGGELPTDEAVPDGTETESDSRFVLFSNTKPLAAACVHVLVDRGALAFDDPIVDHWPDFADEGSEKAEVTVRHVLTHQSGLPETPVDQAYDDWTDPDALAEGVEEAELQFSPGEEISYQFYSFGWIVGELVRQVTGERIDDFARETVFEPLGMDRTHIGRPEDEETVDDDGEAFEVATLAGFEPCDRVGEPGLVAGYTTEEAAETYNREAVQEGLNPAWTGIGPARELARFYACYLNGGEFDGTRLLEEETVAEVTSLQVEEPPVDVVGTADRWSLGFQRGGALPDRRGVVTPVGTFGHGGLGSSQTWADPESGLAFAFVCNGIRDGYEHNARTAILSETVRQELG, from the coding sequence ATGGGATCGGATCGAACGTCGCTCGAGCGACGGACCGTCCTCACCGCGCTGGGTGCCGGTGGACTCGCCGTGCTCTCGGGCGACGCGGCGACGGCGAGCGAGACTATGCGGTCGATCGTCGGGCAGATCGACGAGGACGACCCGCCGGTGATCGCACGTGGCACCGAACGGGTCGAACGGCTCTTCGAGTACCAGCTCGAGCAGGGACTGCACCACGGGGCGCAACTCGCAGTGTATCGAGACGACGAACTGATCGTCGACCTCGCGGGCGGGATTACGGACGTCGAGGACGGCGACGGCGGGGAGCTACCGACGGACGAGGCCGTTCCGGACGGGACCGAGACGGAATCGGACTCGAGATTCGTCCTCTTCTCGAACACGAAACCGCTCGCGGCGGCCTGCGTGCACGTGCTCGTCGACAGGGGAGCCCTCGCGTTCGACGATCCGATCGTCGATCACTGGCCCGACTTCGCCGACGAGGGGTCGGAGAAAGCCGAGGTGACGGTCCGCCACGTCCTCACACACCAGTCGGGGCTCCCCGAGACGCCGGTCGACCAGGCGTACGACGACTGGACAGATCCCGACGCGCTCGCCGAGGGCGTCGAGGAGGCCGAACTTCAGTTCTCTCCGGGCGAGGAGATTTCCTACCAGTTCTACAGCTTCGGCTGGATCGTCGGCGAACTCGTCCGGCAGGTTACCGGCGAGCGCATCGACGACTTTGCGCGTGAGACGGTATTCGAACCGCTGGGGATGGATCGCACCCACATCGGCCGACCGGAGGACGAGGAAACAGTCGATGACGACGGCGAGGCGTTCGAGGTGGCCACGCTCGCTGGCTTCGAACCCTGCGATCGGGTCGGCGAACCGGGGCTCGTCGCCGGCTACACGACCGAGGAGGCCGCCGAGACGTACAACCGCGAGGCGGTCCAGGAGGGGCTCAACCCGGCCTGGACCGGTATCGGCCCGGCTCGAGAGCTTGCGCGCTTTTACGCCTGCTACCTGAACGGCGGTGAGTTCGACGGCACCCGTTTGCTCGAGGAAGAGACGGTCGCGGAGGTGACCTCCCTCCAGGTCGAGGAGCCGCCGGTGGACGTCGTCGGTACGGCAGACCGGTGGAGCCTCGGCTTTCAGCGCGGCGGCGCACTACCCGACCGTCGAGGCGTCGTCACACCCGTGGGAACGTTCGGCCACGGTGGGCTGGGAAGCAGCCAGACCTGGGCCGATCCCGAATCGGGACTCGCGTTCGCGTTCGTCTGTAACGGCATTCGCGACGGCTACGAGCACAACGCGCGAACCGCGATCCTCTCGGAGACGGTCCGGCAGGAACTGGGCTGA
- the glyA gene encoding serine hydroxymethyltransferase codes for MDHDHVRDVDPAVADALEGELERQRSTLQMIASENHVSRAVVDAQGSVLTNKYAEGYPGSRYYGGCEYADEVEQLAIDRAAELFGAEHVNVQPHSGTQANQAVYFAMLEPGDRILSLDLTHGGHLSHGHPANFVGQLYEVEQYEVDAETGYIDYDGLEEQAAEFDPDIVVSGYSAYPRDIDWERIQDVADDVDALHLADIAHITGLVAAGVHSSPVGIADFVTGSTHKTIRAGRGGIVMCDEEYADDVDAAVFPGGQGGPLMHNVAGKAVGFEEALQPEFEEYAEQTVANAKALGETLADEGFSLVSGGTDNHLVLVDLRESHPDTSGGDAEVALEEAGIVLNGNTVPGETRSAFDPSGIRAGTPALTTRGFDEDDCRKVGELIARVIDAPDDEAVKAEVREEVEALCAANPLYEDD; via the coding sequence ATGGACCACGACCACGTCCGGGACGTCGATCCCGCGGTAGCTGACGCACTCGAAGGTGAACTCGAGCGACAGCGCTCGACGCTGCAGATGATCGCCAGCGAGAACCACGTCAGTCGCGCGGTCGTCGACGCCCAGGGGAGCGTCCTGACCAACAAGTACGCCGAGGGCTACCCCGGTTCGCGCTACTACGGCGGCTGTGAGTACGCCGACGAGGTCGAACAGCTCGCCATCGACCGCGCCGCGGAACTGTTCGGGGCCGAGCACGTCAACGTCCAGCCCCACTCTGGCACGCAGGCCAACCAGGCCGTCTACTTCGCCATGCTCGAGCCCGGCGACAGGATCCTCTCGCTGGATCTGACCCACGGCGGCCACCTGAGCCACGGTCACCCGGCGAACTTCGTCGGTCAGCTCTACGAGGTCGAACAGTACGAAGTCGACGCCGAGACGGGCTACATCGACTACGACGGACTCGAGGAACAGGCCGCCGAGTTCGACCCAGATATCGTCGTCTCCGGCTACTCGGCGTATCCGCGCGATATCGACTGGGAGCGCATTCAGGACGTCGCCGACGACGTCGACGCGCTCCACCTCGCGGACATCGCCCACATCACGGGGCTGGTCGCCGCGGGCGTTCACTCCTCGCCCGTCGGCATCGCCGACTTCGTCACCGGCTCGACGCACAAGACCATCCGCGCCGGCCGCGGTGGCATCGTCATGTGCGACGAGGAGTACGCCGACGACGTCGACGCCGCCGTCTTCCCTGGCGGGCAGGGTGGCCCGCTCATGCACAACGTCGCTGGCAAGGCCGTCGGCTTCGAAGAGGCCCTCCAGCCCGAATTCGAGGAGTACGCCGAACAGACCGTCGCCAACGCGAAGGCCCTCGGTGAGACGCTCGCCGACGAGGGCTTCTCGCTGGTTTCGGGCGGCACCGACAACCACCTCGTGCTCGTCGACCTCCGGGAGAGCCACCCCGACACCTCCGGCGGCGACGCCGAGGTCGCCCTCGAGGAAGCCGGCATCGTCCTGAACGGCAACACGGTGCCCGGCGAGACGCGCTCGGCGTTCGACCCCTCGGGAATCCGCGCCGGCACGCCCGCGCTCACGACTCGCGGCTTCGACGAGGACGACTGCCGAAAAGTAGGCGAGTTGATCGCCCGCGTGATCGACGCACCCGACGACGAGGCCGTCAAGGCCGAGGTTCGTGAGGAAGTCGAGGCGCTCTGTGCGGCGAATCCGCTGTACGAAGACGACTGA
- the tbsP gene encoding transcriptional regulator TbsP, with product MTSNLLNHQIDDILETVLEDERGDLYMVNPSREAIEEFVSVATEFDGSLPTVHMLADERTLKDVMDDFIVASNAADLISADALVLRTLEEAPENSLLVTDERVVAVVHAGDRVGGLVTDDDGFVSDTYDTYAARWEDATAFNLRTPPITDVRETLSEEISPEAEADFTSILNSLETARGDGDGLDEVTISLLVAARNEALLYDISKWGEDVGIASKATFSRTKTKLEDMGLIDTEKVPIDVGRPRLRLKIGDDRLQEADNGQLATVAQSILN from the coding sequence ATGACCTCGAATTTACTTAACCACCAGATCGATGATATACTCGAGACTGTTCTCGAGGACGAACGTGGGGACCTGTACATGGTCAACCCCTCCCGGGAAGCTATCGAGGAGTTCGTCAGCGTCGCGACCGAGTTCGACGGCTCGCTGCCGACGGTACACATGCTCGCCGACGAACGGACGCTCAAGGACGTCATGGACGACTTCATCGTCGCCTCGAACGCTGCAGACCTGATCAGCGCCGACGCCCTCGTGCTCCGAACGCTCGAGGAAGCTCCCGAGAACTCGCTGCTCGTCACCGACGAGCGCGTCGTCGCCGTCGTCCACGCCGGTGACCGCGTCGGCGGCCTCGTCACCGACGACGACGGCTTCGTCTCCGACACCTACGACACCTACGCCGCTCGCTGGGAGGACGCCACCGCGTTCAACCTCCGAACACCGCCGATCACGGACGTTCGCGAAACCCTCTCCGAAGAAATCAGCCCCGAGGCGGAAGCTGACTTCACCTCGATTCTCAACTCACTCGAGACCGCCCGCGGCGACGGTGACGGCCTCGACGAGGTCACCATCTCGCTGCTCGTGGCCGCCCGCAACGAGGCACTGCTGTACGACATCAGCAAGTGGGGCGAGGACGTCGGTATCGCCTCCAAAGCAACGTTCAGCCGGACGAAGACCAAACTCGAGGACATGGGCCTGATCGACACCGAGAAGGTCCCGATCGACGTCGGTCGCCCGCGCCTGCGCCTGAAGATCGGCGACGACCGACTGCAGGAGGCAGACAACGGCCAGCTCGCGACGGTCGCACAGTCGATTCTGAACTAG
- a CDS encoding RNase P subunit p30 family protein: protein MYEAVHAAPDGESSVAEFATTAARYGFDGVVVRNGAGARAEYDAEVIRADAGVDVVSGVEVQTDDPQQASGAVGNYRTDETIVVVVGGANAMNRFAVENDKVDVLARPMAGQGDVNHVLVKAAVTNGVRLEFDLGPVLRSHGGRRVRALQGLRKLRELVDYYDAPYVVSATPRSHLEVRAPRELLALGDEIGLSREFVEAGLAEWGRLAERNRDIMSESFLEPGVRRGRYEETDGEGQPNRGTQP, encoded by the coding sequence ATGTACGAGGCCGTCCACGCCGCCCCCGACGGGGAGAGTTCAGTCGCGGAGTTCGCGACGACCGCGGCCAGATACGGGTTCGACGGCGTGGTCGTGCGCAATGGCGCGGGTGCTCGAGCGGAGTACGACGCCGAGGTGATCCGCGCCGACGCTGGTGTCGACGTCGTCTCGGGCGTCGAAGTCCAGACCGACGATCCACAGCAGGCAAGCGGTGCGGTCGGGAATTACCGGACCGACGAGACCATCGTGGTCGTCGTGGGCGGGGCGAACGCGATGAACCGCTTCGCCGTCGAGAACGACAAGGTGGACGTCCTCGCCCGACCGATGGCCGGACAGGGTGACGTCAATCACGTCCTCGTGAAAGCCGCCGTCACGAACGGCGTCCGCCTCGAGTTCGACCTCGGGCCCGTGCTGCGAAGCCACGGCGGTCGGCGCGTCCGGGCGCTTCAGGGGCTTCGAAAGCTTCGGGAACTCGTCGACTATTACGACGCCCCCTACGTCGTGAGCGCGACACCGAGGTCACACCTCGAGGTTCGCGCTCCCCGGGAACTGCTGGCGCTCGGCGACGAAATCGGCCTCTCGAGGGAGTTCGTCGAAGCCGGGCTGGCCGAGTGGGGTCGCCTCGCCGAGCGAAACCGCGATATCATGTCCGAGTCGTTCCTCGAGCCGGGCGTTCGACGCGGTCGATACGAGGAGACAGACGGCGAGGGGCAACCGAACCGAGGTACCCAGCCGTGA
- a CDS encoding proteasome assembly chaperone family protein, which translates to MDELDIETVAEVDLDDPVLVEGLPGVGHVGKLAVDHLLEELEGESTLVRRVYSPEFPPQVTVENGVSELTCAELFAVSTADGRDLLLLTGDHQAQTNEGHYVLTSAFLDLAEEFGATEVYALGGVPTGELIDEYAVVGAVSDESLVDELEGAGVEFRENEPAGGIVGVSGLLLGLGERRGFEAACLMGETSGYLVDPKSARAVLEVLEEQLEIDLEYESLDERADEMEDVIGKIQEMEQQQQMDVPTDDDLRYIG; encoded by the coding sequence ATGGACGAACTCGACATCGAGACGGTCGCCGAGGTCGACCTCGACGACCCCGTACTCGTCGAGGGGCTGCCGGGCGTCGGACACGTGGGGAAACTCGCCGTCGACCACCTGCTCGAGGAACTCGAGGGCGAGAGCACGCTCGTGCGGCGGGTTTACTCCCCGGAGTTTCCGCCGCAGGTAACCGTCGAGAACGGTGTTTCGGAACTGACCTGTGCGGAACTCTTCGCGGTCAGTACCGCAGACGGCCGAGACCTGTTGCTCCTGACCGGCGACCATCAGGCCCAGACCAACGAGGGTCACTACGTGCTAACGAGCGCGTTCCTCGACCTCGCCGAGGAGTTCGGCGCGACCGAGGTCTACGCACTCGGCGGCGTTCCGACCGGTGAACTCATCGACGAATACGCCGTCGTCGGTGCTGTCAGCGACGAGTCGCTCGTCGACGAGCTCGAGGGCGCAGGCGTCGAGTTCCGCGAGAACGAACCTGCCGGTGGCATCGTCGGCGTCTCCGGGCTCTTGCTCGGCCTCGGCGAGCGTCGCGGGTTCGAAGCGGCCTGCCTGATGGGCGAGACCAGCGGCTACCTCGTCGACCCCAAGAGCGCCCGTGCAGTGCTCGAGGTGCTCGAGGAACAACTCGAGATCGACCTCGAGTACGAATCGCTCGACGAGCGTGCCGACGAGATGGAAGACGTCATCGGCAAGATCCAGGAGATGGAACAGCAACAGCAGATGGACGTGCCGACCGACGACGACCTTCGGTACATCGGCTGA
- a CDS encoding RNA-protein complex protein Nop10 produces the protein MKSDIRVCSAWRDRHDRPIYTLSDTCPDCGSDTENSAPAPFDPGDPYGEYRRALNGRGR, from the coding sequence ATGAAATCCGACATCCGGGTCTGTTCGGCGTGGCGCGACCGACACGACCGCCCGATATACACCCTTTCTGACACCTGTCCCGACTGCGGTAGCGACACCGAAAACAGCGCGCCGGCTCCGTTCGATCCCGGTGATCCCTACGGGGAGTACCGACGCGCTCTTAACGGTCGCGGTCGCTGA
- a CDS encoding translation initiation factor IF-2 subunit alpha — protein MKYSGWPDPGELVVGKIDEIEDFGVFVDLEEYEDKRGLIHISEVASGWIKNVRDHVREGQIVVCKVLEVDESHEQIDLSLKDVNDHQRSEKIQQWKNEQKADNWMDLAFEDLDDERYGPVANELIAAHGSLYEGFKQAAIHGEEELQTTDLSDEELEAIVETARENVSVPYVNVTGYVDLENPSPTGVDGIREALEAAGGNGEVPEEVDLEVSYVGAPEYRIEVQAPNYKTAEDQLEASADRAIAAIEDQGGEGDYHRERRTDDE, from the coding sequence ATGAAGTACAGCGGCTGGCCCGACCCCGGCGAACTCGTCGTCGGCAAGATCGACGAGATCGAAGACTTCGGCGTCTTCGTCGATCTCGAGGAGTACGAGGACAAACGCGGCCTCATCCACATCTCGGAGGTCGCAAGCGGGTGGATCAAGAACGTCCGCGACCACGTCCGTGAGGGCCAGATCGTCGTCTGCAAGGTACTCGAGGTCGACGAGAGTCACGAGCAGATCGACCTCTCGCTCAAAGACGTCAACGACCACCAGCGCTCGGAGAAGATCCAGCAGTGGAAAAACGAGCAGAAGGCCGACAACTGGATGGATCTGGCCTTCGAGGACCTGGACGACGAGCGCTACGGCCCGGTCGCGAACGAACTGATCGCCGCCCACGGCAGCCTCTACGAGGGCTTCAAACAGGCGGCCATCCACGGCGAAGAAGAACTCCAGACGACCGACCTCAGCGACGAGGAACTCGAGGCCATCGTCGAAACCGCCCGCGAGAACGTCTCGGTCCCGTACGTCAACGTCACCGGCTACGTCGACCTCGAGAACCCCTCGCCGACTGGCGTCGACGGCATCCGCGAGGCCCTCGAAGCGGCCGGGGGTAACGGCGAAGTCCCCGAGGAGGTCGACCTCGAAGTGAGCTACGTCGGCGCGCCCGAGTACCGCATCGAGGTTCAGGCACCCAACTACAAGACCGCCGAGGACCAGCTCGAGGCGAGCGCCGATCGTGCGATCGCCGCCATCGAAGACCAGGGTGGAGAGGGCGACTACCACCGCGAGCGTCGGACTGACGACGAGTAA
- a CDS encoding 30S ribosomal protein S27e has protein sequence MAGNFYSVRCGDCENEQVVFGKAATEVACAVCGTTLARPTGGKAEIEHEIVETVESR, from the coding sequence ATGGCAGGAAACTTCTACTCCGTCCGCTGCGGTGACTGCGAGAACGAACAGGTCGTCTTCGGCAAGGCCGCCACCGAGGTCGCCTGCGCCGTCTGCGGAACGACGCTGGCTCGCCCGACCGGTGGCAAAGCCGAGATCGAACACGAGATCGTCGAAACTGTCGAGTCACGATGA
- a CDS encoding 50S ribosomal protein L44e, giving the protein MQMPRRFNTYCPHCHEHYEHEVEKTRTGASTGMKKVADRQRKRQTSSIGNSGKFSKVPSGEKPTKKTDLKYRCTECGKAHLRKGWRAGRLEFQE; this is encoded by the coding sequence ATGCAGATGCCACGCCGGTTCAATACGTACTGTCCGCACTGCCACGAACACTACGAACACGAAGTCGAGAAGACCCGTACGGGTGCCTCGACGGGGATGAAGAAGGTCGCCGACCGCCAGCGCAAGCGCCAGACCTCGAGCATCGGGAACTCCGGTAAGTTCTCGAAGGTCCCCAGCGGCGAAAAGCCCACCAAGAAGACCGACCTCAAATACCGCTGCACCGAGTGCGGCAAGGCCCACCTCCGCAAGGGATGGCGCGCCGGCCGACTCGAGTTCCAGGAGTGA
- a CDS encoding HAH_0734 family protein: MKRLIIQGDPGIRKGAVIEHEGDRLVCFGISRNGEWHGPSAVQLWCTVGDESEIEDYEKRNFIPHFLDVDLVDADEIDVVESQGELVI, encoded by the coding sequence ATGAAGCGGCTCATCATCCAGGGCGATCCGGGAATCCGGAAGGGTGCCGTCATCGAGCACGAGGGGGACCGACTGGTCTGTTTCGGGATCAGCCGCAACGGCGAGTGGCACGGTCCCTCGGCGGTCCAGCTCTGGTGTACCGTCGGCGACGAGTCCGAAATCGAAGACTACGAGAAACGCAACTTCATCCCGCACTTCCTGGACGTCGACCTGGTCGACGCCGACGAGATCGACGTCGTCGAGTCTCAGGGCGAACTCGTCATCTGA
- a CDS encoding glycosyltransferase, with translation MSRTVGLVIPAFRPDVDLLRSYVLALEDRLEPETILIELDEPCGETLAALEHLPATVDVAPDRRGKGAAVTAGFCALETEVLAFVDADGSTAVESVAAVVDRVRERRADLAVGSRRHPEADVYNSQSTLRERLGDVFAWVARRVLSVSVWDYQCGTKAIDAGAWAEVASHLCESGFAWDVELLAVVDALGYRIEEVPVTWADAPQSTVSSVGTTLELAGGLLEAHHRAGRLRGDPVHESIGRVVPEAAPVLETLAAESHRRFVSDDE, from the coding sequence ATGAGTCGGACGGTCGGCCTCGTTATCCCGGCGTTTCGCCCCGACGTCGACCTGTTACGATCGTACGTGCTGGCTCTCGAGGACCGCCTCGAGCCGGAGACGATCCTGATCGAACTCGACGAACCCTGCGGGGAGACACTGGCCGCGCTCGAGCACCTGCCTGCGACCGTCGACGTCGCCCCTGATCGCCGGGGGAAAGGCGCGGCGGTGACGGCCGGGTTCTGTGCGCTCGAGACGGAAGTGCTGGCGTTCGTCGACGCCGACGGCTCGACGGCAGTCGAGTCGGTCGCGGCAGTGGTCGATCGCGTGCGCGAACGACGGGCCGACCTCGCCGTCGGCTCCCGGCGCCACCCGGAGGCCGACGTCTACAACTCCCAGTCGACGCTCCGGGAGCGTCTGGGCGACGTCTTCGCGTGGGTCGCTCGGCGGGTACTCTCGGTTTCGGTGTGGGATTACCAGTGCGGGACGAAGGCCATCGACGCGGGTGCCTGGGCCGAGGTCGCCTCACACCTCTGTGAGTCCGGTTTCGCGTGGGACGTCGAACTCCTTGCGGTCGTGGACGCGCTGGGGTACCGCATCGAGGAGGTTCCGGTGACCTGGGCCGACGCCCCCCAGTCGACCGTCTCTTCTGTGGGTACCACACTCGAGCTGGCCGGCGGGCTGCTCGAGGCCCACCACCGGGCTGGTCGACTCCGCGGCGATCCGGTACACGAATCGATCGGTCGCGTCGTTCCCGAGGCAGCGCCCGTCCTCGAGACGCTCGCGGCCGAATCACACCGGCGGTTCGTCTCCGACGATGAGTGA
- a CDS encoding GtrA family protein, with product MSESLRKAIRRLLGALYAPTRISQFAGVGFVGAGVDVVSLFLLVELTILGPVLAKVISWELSIIVIFVINEYWTFARYGPMGPRALGRRFVRSNLVRFGGFLVTLGVLAGLHYGVGMWYVLANVVGIGAGFFVNYAFESLYTWKVHRS from the coding sequence ATGAGTGAGTCACTTCGGAAGGCGATTCGCCGGCTCCTGGGGGCGCTGTACGCACCTACGAGGATCAGCCAGTTCGCGGGCGTGGGATTCGTCGGCGCTGGCGTCGACGTCGTATCGCTCTTCTTGCTCGTCGAGTTGACGATTCTCGGGCCGGTGCTGGCGAAGGTGATCTCGTGGGAGCTGTCGATCATCGTCATCTTCGTGATCAACGAATACTGGACGTTCGCCCGGTACGGTCCAATGGGGCCGCGGGCGCTCGGTCGCCGCTTCGTCAGGTCGAACCTGGTCCGGTTCGGTGGGTTTCTCGTGACCCTCGGTGTCCTCGCGGGGTTGCACTACGGCGTCGGGATGTGGTACGTACTCGCAAACGTGGTCGGCATCGGCGCTGGCTTCTTCGTCAACTACGCCTTCGAGAGCCTCTATACGTGGAAGGTACACCGCAGCTAG